The following are encoded in a window of Risungbinella massiliensis genomic DNA:
- the ptsP gene encoding phosphoenolpyruvate--protein phosphotransferase translates to MLKGVGAAPGLSIGKAVWWTKEQPEVTTVSIENVDQEIERFQAAVVTTKEQIGKLRELAVTKMGESEAAVFDAHAAFLSDPAFVGEMENRIRSQKQNAESICQAVTDETSGIFAMLEDEYMQARADDIRDVGSRLLLNLLGKTPFDPSLLTAGSVVVAEELTPSDTAQFPEGIAGMVTAKGSKTAHAAIMARTLGIPAVLGLGKEIEKITEGADMIVDGAKGEILLNPSEEKLANTKAAMEKQQSALAQALEEAKEDAVTGNGERIHVLANIGSPADVAAAKAKYSEGVGLFRTEFLYQENTHWPTEDEQYDAYKQVLEAFAGYPVIIRTLDIGGDKDLPYAELPKEENPFLGHRAIRYCLANPDMFKTQLRALLRASVYGELWIMFPMIGSVSEVRAAKALLDEARQELTAKGTSFSTDVKVGIMVEIPAAAITADLIAPEVDFMSIGTNDLTQYTLAADRGNELVAPLYDAAHPAVLRLVKMTADAAAKHNIMVGMCGELAGDAEMTEILLGLGLKELSMSAGAVPEVKQAVRKVNMNDAKKLADKAVHQVSGDDVRKLL, encoded by the coding sequence ATGTTAAAAGGCGTCGGTGCTGCTCCAGGACTCTCCATCGGAAAAGCAGTCTGGTGGACAAAAGAGCAGCCGGAAGTCACAACAGTATCCATAGAGAATGTAGATCAAGAAATCGAGCGTTTCCAAGCAGCAGTTGTTACCACTAAGGAACAGATTGGGAAACTACGCGAACTAGCAGTAACCAAAATGGGAGAATCGGAAGCAGCAGTCTTTGATGCACATGCTGCCTTTCTATCGGACCCAGCATTTGTGGGAGAGATGGAAAACCGCATTCGCTCTCAAAAACAAAATGCAGAGAGTATCTGCCAAGCAGTAACAGACGAAACTAGTGGTATTTTTGCGATGCTCGAAGACGAATACATGCAAGCTCGCGCCGATGATATTCGAGACGTTGGAAGTCGTCTTCTCTTAAACTTATTAGGGAAAACTCCGTTCGATCCTTCTTTGCTCACCGCAGGAAGTGTTGTTGTCGCCGAAGAGCTTACCCCTTCTGATACTGCTCAATTCCCAGAAGGGATCGCTGGAATGGTAACAGCAAAAGGGAGCAAAACTGCTCATGCTGCAATCATGGCAAGAACCCTTGGGATTCCAGCTGTACTCGGTTTAGGAAAAGAAATCGAAAAGATTACCGAAGGCGCTGACATGATCGTTGATGGAGCAAAAGGAGAAATCCTACTTAATCCATCGGAAGAAAAATTGGCTAACACCAAAGCAGCAATGGAAAAACAACAATCTGCATTGGCTCAAGCTTTAGAAGAAGCAAAAGAAGATGCGGTGACTGGTAACGGAGAACGCATCCATGTTCTCGCCAATATCGGAAGCCCAGCAGACGTTGCTGCCGCTAAGGCTAAATACTCAGAGGGTGTTGGTCTTTTCCGTACGGAGTTCCTCTATCAAGAGAACACACACTGGCCAACAGAGGACGAGCAGTACGATGCTTATAAACAAGTTTTAGAAGCATTTGCTGGTTATCCTGTCATCATTCGTACACTCGATATCGGTGGCGACAAAGATCTCCCTTATGCTGAATTGCCCAAAGAGGAGAATCCGTTCCTTGGACATCGTGCGATCCGTTACTGCTTAGCTAATCCAGATATGTTCAAAACCCAGCTCCGTGCTTTGTTACGGGCTAGTGTCTATGGCGAACTTTGGATTATGTTCCCAATGATTGGGAGTGTCTCCGAAGTACGTGCCGCGAAAGCACTTCTTGATGAGGCACGCCAAGAGTTGACTGCCAAAGGAACCTCTTTCTCTACTGACGTCAAAGTCGGGATCATGGTAGAGATTCCAGCAGCAGCAATTACAGCTGACTTGATTGCTCCAGAAGTGGACTTTATGAGTATCGGAACCAACGACCTCACCCAGTACACGCTGGCTGCTGATCGTGGAAACGAACTCGTAGCACCTCTTTATGATGCTGCTCATCCAGCTGTTCTACGTCTTGTCAAAATGACCGCAGACGCAGCAGCGAAGCATAATATCATGGTTGGTATGTGTGGAGAATTAGCAGGAGATGCCGAAATGACCGAAATCCTTCTGGGACTAGGACTCAAAGAGCTCTCTATGAGTGCAGGTGCCGTACCAGAAGTCAAACAAGCAGTACGCAAAGTGAACATGAACGACGCGAAAAAACTGGCGGACAAAGCAGTCCACCAAGTTAGCGGTGACGATGTTCGGAAATTACTCTAA
- the bioC gene encoding malonyl-ACP O-methyltransferase BioC, with product MILKKKQMTKRFNRAAKTYDLYAEIPRKMAHRLIYTCRERQIEAKQILEIGCGTGFCTTLLQDLYPHAEIHAIDFAEKMIEEARRISSSPHITFQVADAEEDGWQLAEEYDLIVMNATMHWFSDPASVLEKCYQMLAPDGYLIASTFGPDTFQELRMMFEVVELDYGMDPACHVLRLCDATSWKERARAAKFHPIHLEEQWHQEHYRDCRQFLTTIQSTGSSYSEDRQSLYVSRKILPKVMEKYDVYFRDRRGVYVTYHLFQLIGKKELVGVP from the coding sequence TTGATTTTGAAAAAGAAGCAAATGACAAAACGGTTTAACCGTGCAGCAAAAACATACGATCTCTACGCTGAAATTCCTCGTAAGATGGCTCACCGACTCATCTATACTTGTAGAGAGCGTCAAATAGAAGCAAAACAGATTCTAGAGATTGGCTGTGGAACGGGTTTTTGTACAACCCTTTTACAGGATTTATATCCTCATGCGGAAATTCATGCTATTGATTTTGCGGAAAAGATGATTGAAGAGGCGAGACGGATTAGCAGTTCTCCACATATCACATTTCAAGTAGCAGATGCAGAGGAGGATGGTTGGCAATTAGCAGAAGAGTATGATCTGATTGTGATGAATGCAACCATGCATTGGTTTTCGGATCCTGCTTCTGTGTTAGAAAAGTGTTATCAGATGTTAGCGCCAGACGGGTATTTGATCGCATCTACGTTTGGTCCAGATACCTTTCAAGAATTGCGAATGATGTTTGAGGTAGTGGAGTTAGATTATGGGATGGATCCTGCTTGTCACGTTTTGCGTCTTTGTGATGCTACTAGTTGGAAAGAGAGAGCAAGGGCAGCTAAATTTCATCCAATTCATCTAGAAGAACAATGGCATCAAGAGCATTATCGAGATTGCCGCCAATTCTTAACGACGATTCAATCTACTGGGTCTAGTTACAGTGAAGACCGCCAATCCTTGTATGTATCTCGGAAGATCTTGCCAAAAGTAATGGAAAAGTATGATGTTTATTTTCGAGATCGTCGAGGTGTTTACGTTACGTATCACCTATTTCAGCTGATTGGAAAAAAAGAATTGGTTGGTGTTCCATAG
- a CDS encoding carboxypeptidase M32, whose product MEAFHQLLQYYRELSHLKSVYGLLIWDQNTKMPIQQTKDRGEQIGVLYELLHQKMTSKELCTLLDRSSQEIVDLPKESYEVRLVKRAVRDYERANQVPAPFMAEIAQHATETYQAWLEAKSLNNFNKVKGHLERMIDYSREYTEFFQDREHVLDPLIDLAESGLKVSYVQKIFQDLRAKLVPLVRRITSQEVAPYPTLPSVPKEDQLRYTEWLVQKFGFSFEKGRQDLSPHPFMIRLGADDIRITTRVEEADFTESIFSSIHETGHALYELGLSREYIGTPFDEMSTSVHESQSRLYENIVGRSRAFWSYAYPELQRQLPQTKGLEMEDFYRIMNRVEPSLIRTKADEVTYNLHIMIRFETEMELLTGKLKVDDLPDYWNAAYQSTMGVQATSLAEGVLQDSHWFSGMVGGCFQGYALGNLISCQILEKIERSYPKLWEDVADGTLVPLRSWLQENIHRHGSYYDTPELLEKVTGKELSVDPFIRYLERKYGDLYPGL is encoded by the coding sequence ATGGAAGCATTTCATCAACTATTGCAATATTATCGCGAGCTTAGCCATCTCAAAAGTGTCTATGGACTATTGATCTGGGATCAGAACACCAAAATGCCAATCCAACAGACCAAAGATCGTGGAGAGCAAATCGGCGTACTCTATGAGCTGCTTCACCAGAAAATGACATCCAAGGAGTTATGTACGCTTCTAGATCGCTCTTCCCAAGAAATAGTAGATTTACCGAAAGAATCTTACGAAGTTCGTCTTGTGAAGCGTGCAGTCCGTGATTATGAACGAGCAAATCAAGTACCTGCTCCCTTTATGGCCGAAATCGCCCAACATGCAACAGAAACCTATCAAGCTTGGTTAGAAGCAAAGTCATTAAATAATTTTAACAAAGTAAAAGGTCACTTGGAAAGAATGATTGACTATAGCCGTGAATACACGGAATTTTTCCAAGATAGAGAACACGTACTAGATCCCCTTATAGATCTAGCGGAATCAGGTTTAAAAGTTTCGTATGTGCAAAAAATCTTCCAAGATCTACGTGCGAAATTAGTACCATTGGTGCGCCGCATCACCTCCCAAGAGGTTGCTCCTTATCCAACACTCCCTTCAGTTCCGAAAGAGGATCAACTTCGTTATACAGAGTGGCTTGTGCAAAAGTTTGGGTTTTCGTTTGAAAAAGGGAGACAAGATCTTTCGCCTCATCCATTTATGATTCGTCTTGGAGCAGATGATATTCGGATCACAACGAGAGTGGAGGAAGCTGATTTTACAGAATCCATCTTCTCCAGTATACATGAGACTGGACACGCACTCTATGAACTGGGTCTAAGTCGGGAATATATTGGAACACCGTTTGATGAGATGTCTACCAGCGTTCATGAGAGCCAGTCCAGATTGTACGAGAATATCGTAGGTCGAAGTCGGGCTTTCTGGTCCTATGCTTATCCCGAGTTACAAAGACAGTTGCCTCAGACGAAAGGGTTGGAGATGGAAGATTTCTACCGGATTATGAACCGAGTTGAGCCATCTCTGATTCGAACCAAAGCAGATGAAGTGACCTACAATTTGCATATCATGATTCGCTTTGAGACAGAGATGGAGCTTTTGACCGGGAAGCTAAAGGTAGACGATCTACCTGACTACTGGAATGCAGCGTATCAATCCACGATGGGTGTACAGGCAACGAGCTTAGCAGAGGGTGTACTACAGGATAGCCATTGGTTTTCTGGGATGGTAGGTGGATGTTTCCAAGGATATGCTCTCGGAAATCTAATTAGTTGTCAGATATTAGAGAAGATAGAGCGTAGCTATCCTAAATTATGGGAAGATGTTGCCGATGGTACATTGGTTCCACTTCGTAGCTGGTTGCAGGAAAATATCCATCGACATGGATCTTACTATGATACTCCAGAGCTTCTCGAAAAAGTGACAGGGAAGGAATTGAGTGTTGATCCATTTATCCGTTACTTAGAACGAAAGTACGGAGATCTGTATCCTGGGCTATAA
- a CDS encoding HPr family phosphocarrier protein produces MAEKTVTVQNPTGLHARPASMLVQLASKYASTIKLVKEAKEVDAKSLLGVMSLAVKQNDSVTVRAEGADAEEAVEKVADFIANLNE; encoded by the coding sequence ATGGCAGAAAAAACAGTTACCGTACAAAATCCAACAGGACTACATGCTCGTCCTGCATCCATGCTCGTACAACTTGCTAGCAAATATGCAAGTACGATCAAATTGGTGAAAGAGGCCAAAGAAGTAGACGCAAAAAGCCTTCTCGGTGTTATGTCTCTAGCAGTAAAACAAAATGACTCCGTCACTGTGCGTGCAGAAGGTGCAGACGCAGAAGAAGCGGTAGAAAAAGTAGCGGATTTCATCGCAAACTTAAACGAATAA
- a CDS encoding response regulator transcription factor, which produces MELRREIGGSFSLDEAKVLLVDDEREISKILEIALRKEGIEQIRIAETGYQAIEIAQKFHPNVIVLDVMLPDLEGYEVCQEIRTFSLAPILFLTAKSSDLAKLKGFQLGGDDYITKPFHPLEVVARIQAQLRRMKIWQQVGMEIERKKIYTFGNVTLNESSGQLLIDGVEMACPAMEFKLLAYLCAHPNRVFSRQQLFEAVWGVESIGEESTVMVHVRRIREKIERNPSRPLHLLTVRGLGYKLVMDR; this is translated from the coding sequence ATGGAATTACGTAGAGAAATAGGAGGATCTTTTTCTTTGGACGAAGCGAAAGTTTTATTAGTAGACGATGAACGGGAGATCTCCAAAATTTTAGAGATTGCCCTGAGAAAAGAAGGAATTGAGCAAATTCGTATAGCGGAGACGGGTTATCAGGCTATCGAGATTGCACAAAAATTTCATCCAAATGTAATTGTATTAGATGTGATGCTACCGGACTTGGAAGGTTATGAAGTATGTCAAGAGATTCGAACATTTTCCTTAGCACCAATCCTTTTTCTTACGGCGAAATCTTCGGATTTGGCAAAATTGAAAGGATTCCAATTGGGAGGAGATGACTACATTACCAAACCTTTTCATCCATTAGAAGTAGTAGCCAGAATACAGGCACAACTGCGGAGGATGAAGATTTGGCAGCAAGTAGGGATGGAAATAGAACGCAAGAAAATCTATACGTTTGGTAACGTTACACTCAATGAATCATCTGGTCAACTGTTGATCGACGGGGTTGAAATGGCTTGCCCAGCAATGGAGTTTAAACTGCTTGCCTATCTCTGTGCTCATCCTAATCGTGTTTTTAGCCGACAACAGCTCTTTGAAGCGGTTTGGGGAGTGGAGAGTATTGGGGAAGAGAGTACTGTAATGGTGCATGTACGACGAATTCGGGAAAAGATCGAACGAAATCCTAGTAGACCATTACATCTACTTACGGTGAGGGGCTTGGGTTATAAGTTGGTAATGGACCGATGA
- a CDS encoding sensor histidine kinase, translated as MRSRIGVFLIVRFVAMFIIVNVLGYIGMVYFTVKIVRPNEVYFFDNPRSLLDLIEDQTVWNGREPQLSNEVLEMLEIEKGWIQILDEQGNEMYSLHKPSDVPKHYTNVELVDFFQEKKFTGYSIHSWYATAKIDGKNQHIAILNGMPLRGGEIAKEVAKSLRLENGNFVLPSQVYELADQRRGWFQIVDESGKEVFQYRRPAKQDTYYRPGELHLEREYGDWGVRVPITLSNKEYTIIASEPIIPNYPSKNDPYAKINASLLIAGVASILLLVIAGISIFYGRRLGQPVLHLVSWIQNLSEKEWEEPRDKKGHPLSIYPKNGKLKKTYRMYQEVFDKIRLLTDLLQKQEKDQARLEKTREEWITGITHDLRTPLSSVKGYADLLQQPTYTWTTQEVQDFSQVITEKAAYMESLIEDLSLTFRLQNDALPLQKERTDLVELLRRIVIELVNAPISEGKEILFEPSAMRIETLVDEKWFRRALSNLIGNAILHNPIGTKIQTQIELDEVSGVTTIQIQDNGVGMDQETLDHLFDRYYRGTNTQTKGTGTGLGMAISKQLLVAHGAQIEVASQPGIGTNITIHLDTVSN; from the coding sequence ATGAGATCGCGCATAGGGGTCTTTTTAATCGTACGCTTTGTGGCGATGTTCATCATCGTAAACGTGTTAGGATATATCGGCATGGTTTATTTTACGGTCAAGATCGTGAGACCAAATGAAGTGTATTTTTTTGATAATCCGCGAAGTCTCCTAGATTTAATAGAAGACCAAACAGTTTGGAATGGACGAGAGCCCCAATTATCGAATGAAGTATTAGAGATGTTAGAAATAGAAAAAGGCTGGATTCAAATTCTAGACGAACAGGGAAACGAGATGTATTCTCTGCACAAACCAAGCGATGTTCCCAAACATTATACAAATGTTGAATTGGTTGATTTTTTCCAAGAGAAGAAATTCACTGGATACTCGATCCATTCTTGGTACGCAACAGCCAAGATTGATGGAAAAAATCAGCATATCGCGATTCTAAATGGAATGCCTTTACGTGGAGGGGAAATTGCAAAAGAGGTAGCAAAATCCCTTCGATTGGAGAATGGAAATTTTGTACTTCCTTCTCAGGTATATGAGCTAGCGGATCAACGCCGTGGTTGGTTTCAGATTGTAGATGAAAGCGGGAAAGAAGTATTTCAATATCGTCGTCCAGCAAAACAGGACACCTACTATCGTCCTGGAGAGTTACACCTAGAAAGAGAGTACGGTGATTGGGGTGTTCGAGTTCCTATCACCTTGTCTAACAAAGAGTACACCATTATTGCATCGGAACCAATCATTCCCAATTATCCGTCTAAAAATGATCCATATGCAAAGATTAATGCCTCTTTATTGATAGCTGGTGTAGCAAGCATACTTCTCCTGGTAATAGCGGGGATCTCGATCTTTTATGGGAGACGTCTAGGACAACCGGTTCTGCATCTTGTTAGTTGGATTCAAAACTTGTCGGAAAAAGAGTGGGAAGAACCGCGAGATAAGAAAGGACATCCTCTTTCTATCTATCCCAAGAATGGGAAATTGAAAAAAACGTATCGAATGTATCAAGAAGTGTTTGATAAGATTCGGCTGTTAACTGATCTGCTCCAAAAGCAGGAAAAAGATCAAGCAAGATTAGAGAAGACCCGAGAAGAATGGATTACCGGAATTACTCATGATTTACGAACTCCATTGTCTTCGGTTAAAGGTTATGCAGACTTGCTTCAACAACCAACCTATACTTGGACTACTCAAGAGGTTCAAGACTTTTCTCAGGTAATTACAGAAAAGGCGGCCTATATGGAAAGCCTGATCGAAGATTTGAGCTTAACCTTTCGCCTGCAAAATGATGCTCTGCCCCTTCAAAAAGAACGAACTGATCTTGTAGAATTATTGCGACGAATCGTAATTGAGCTGGTAAATGCCCCGATCTCAGAAGGCAAGGAAATTTTATTTGAACCGTCTGCTATGCGTATAGAAACTTTGGTAGATGAGAAGTGGTTCCGACGAGCATTGTCTAATCTAATTGGTAATGCGATCTTGCATAACCCAATAGGGACCAAGATCCAAACTCAGATTGAGTTAGATGAAGTATCGGGAGTAACTACTATCCAAATTCAAGACAATGGCGTAGGGATGGATCAGGAAACATTGGATCATCTGTTTGATCGGTATTATCGGGGAACCAATACACAAACCAAAGGGACGGGGACAGGACTTGGGATGGCGATTTCCAAGCAATTGTTAGTGGCTCACGGTGCACAGATTGAAGTGGCCAGTCAGCCAGGAATAGGGACGAATATTACGATCCATTTAGATACTGTTTCAAATTAA